DNA from Amycolatopsis sp. DSM 110486:
CGCGGTTCGGCTTCGAGCTCAAGGCGAGCGGTGAGTCGTCGACGGCGGCGGCGGCCGGTGGCGTGAGCGCGAAGCGGATGACGCTGATCGCGATGCTGCTCTCCGGTGCGGTGGCGGGTCTCGTCGCCATGCCGGAGCTGCTCGGCCGCGACTACAGCTACGGCATCACGGCCACGCAGATGTACGGCTTCACCGGCATCGCCGTGGCGCTGCTGGGCCGCAACCACCCCGGCGGCATCGCGTTCGGCGCGCTGCTGTGGGCGTTCCTCGACACCTCGGCGGTGTCGCTGGAGCAGATCAACGTGTCCAAGGAGATCGCGACGATCATGCAGGGCATCATCGTGCTGTCGGTCGTCGTCGCGTACGAGATCGTGCGCCGCGCCGACCTCGCGGCCGAACAACGCAGGGTGGGCCGGGCGCTCGCCGGCAACGGGCGCAAGGGTGCCTCCGTCGCGGAAGGCGGTGCGGTGTGAGCCAGGTGACGGAGTTCCCCATGAAGGAGCCCGCCTCCGGCATGCCGGAGCCGGTGGTGGAACGGCGGCGACGGATTCCCGGCTGGCTGCGTGGCGTGATCTGGGCCGTGGTGGCGATCGCGGTGATGTCGACGGCGTCGTACGCGACCGGTGTTTCGGCGCTGACGTCGAGCAACACGGCGTCGACGGCCCTGCGGCTCGCGCTGCCGATCCTGCTGTGTGCGCTCGGCGGCCTGTGGTCGGAGCGCGCGGGCGTGGTCAACATCGGCCTCGAGGGCATGATGATCCTCGGCACCTTCGGCGCGGCCTGGGGCGCGTATTACGGCGGCGTGTGGGTCGGCCTGCTCTCGGCCATCGCGTTCGGCGCCATCGGCGGCCTGCTGCACGCGATCGCGACGGTGACCTTCAACGTCAACCACATCGTCTCCGGTGTGGCGATCAACCTGCTGGGGTTGGGCATCGCGAAATATCTGGCGAACCTGATCTTCGAGCCGATCTCGGGCAACCCGCGGCAGTCGCCGCCGGTGCCGAAGTTCGACACGTACTCCGCGTCGGGCCTGTCCGATTGGCTCGGCAGGCTGGAGAACGAGCAGCGCGTGGGGATCTCCGACGTCGCCGGCATCCTGCGTGGTCTGATCACCGGCGTCGCGCCGCTGACGATGATCGCGATCATCCTGGTGCCGGTGAGCTACTGGATCCTCTGGCACACGCGGTTCGGCCTGCGGCTGCGTTCGTGCGGTGAGAACCCGGTGGCCGCGGAGTCGCTGGGTGTCAACGTGTACCGCTACAAGTACCTCGGTGTGCTGATCTCCGGCGGTTTCGCCGGCATGGGTGGCGCTTCGCTGGTTCTGCTCAAGGGCGGCGCGGACTACCTCGAGAACCAGACCAACGGCCGCGGGTACATCGGTCTCGCCGCCATGATCTTCGGCAACTGGCGCCCGGGCGGCCTGCTCGGCGGCGCGGCGCTGTTCGGGTACGCGGACGGCCTGCAGCTCGCCGGCGGTGGCGAGGCGGTGCTCGCGCTGCTGTACGGCGCGGTGATCCTGCTGGCGATCATCGTCGTGGTGCAGCTGATTCGGAAGCGTTGGCTGGCGGCGGCTCTGGGCGTCATCGGGGCCGGGGCGCTGTACGCGATCTACTGGACCAACGACACGCTGCCGAGCGACCTGATCCCGTACACGGCGCACTTCGTGACGCTGATCGTGCTCGCGGTGGCGTCGCAACGGCTCCGTCCACCGAAGGCCGACGGTGCGCCTTATCGGCGAGGGGAGGGGGACTGATGACCTCTGTGGACTGGGACGCGCTGCGGGCTTCGGCGGTGTCGGCTGCTGCCTCGGCCTATGCGCCTTACTCGGGCCTGCACGTCGGCGTCGCGGGCATCGTGGACGACGGCCGGATGGTGACGGGCTGCAACGTCGAGAACGCTTCGTACGGCCTGGGTCTGTGCGCGGAATGCACGATGGCGGGCCAGCTGCGGTTGTCGGGCGGCGGCCGGCTCGTGGCCGTCGCCTGCCGCAGCGGCGCGGGTGAGCTGCTCATGCCGTGCGGGCGGTGCCGGCAGATCCTGTTCGAGCTGGGCGGGTCGTCGTGTTTGGTCGACACTCCACGCGGGATCCTGCCGATGTCCGACGTCCTGCCCGACGCCTTCGGGCCC
Protein-coding regions in this window:
- a CDS encoding ABC transporter permease, producing MKEPASGMPEPVVERRRRIPGWLRGVIWAVVAIAVMSTASYATGVSALTSSNTASTALRLALPILLCALGGLWSERAGVVNIGLEGMMILGTFGAAWGAYYGGVWVGLLSAIAFGAIGGLLHAIATVTFNVNHIVSGVAINLLGLGIAKYLANLIFEPISGNPRQSPPVPKFDTYSASGLSDWLGRLENEQRVGISDVAGILRGLITGVAPLTMIAIILVPVSYWILWHTRFGLRLRSCGENPVAAESLGVNVYRYKYLGVLISGGFAGMGGASLVLLKGGADYLENQTNGRGYIGLAAMIFGNWRPGGLLGGAALFGYADGLQLAGGGEAVLALLYGAVILLAIIVVVQLIRKRWLAAALGVIGAGALYAIYWTNDTLPSDLIPYTAHFVTLIVLAVASQRLRPPKADGAPYRRGEGD
- a CDS encoding cytidine deaminase, with the translated sequence MTSVDWDALRASAVSAAASAYAPYSGLHVGVAGIVDDGRMVTGCNVENASYGLGLCAECTMAGQLRLSGGGRLVAVACRSGAGELLMPCGRCRQILFELGGSSCLVDTPRGILPMSDVLPDAFGPEDLP